Proteins encoded in a region of the Zea mays cultivar B73 chromosome 2, Zm-B73-REFERENCE-NAM-5.0, whole genome shotgun sequence genome:
- the LOC100384172 gene encoding Lon protease homolog 2, peroxisomal — protein sequence MADSPVELPNRLAILPFRNKVLLPGAIVRIRCTNPSSVKLVEQELWQKEDKGLIGVLPVRDSEATAIGSLLSPGVGSDSGGGGSKAVGSAGESSKQHLKNGKEPIQWHTKGVAARALHLSRGVEKPSGRVTYIVVLEGLCRFSVQELNARGPYHFARVSRLDMTKTELEHAEQDADLIALSRQFKATAMELISVLEQKQKTVGRTKVLLDTVPVYRLADIFVASFEISFEEQLSMLDSVDLKVRLSKANELVDRHLQSILVAEKITQKVEGQLSKSQKEFLLRQQMRAIKEELGDNDDEEDDVAALERKMQNAGMPANIWKLAQREMRRLRKMQPQQPGYSSSRAYLELLADLPWQKVSEERELDLRAAKESLDQDHYGLTKVKQRIIEYLAVRKLKPDARGPVLCFVGPPGVGKTSLASSIAKALNRKFLRISLGGVKDEADIRGHRRTYIGSMPGRLIDGLKRVSVSNPVMLLDEIDKTGSDVRGDPASALLEVLDPEQNKAFNDHYLNVPFDLSKVIFVATANKMQPIPPPLLDRMEVIELPGYTPEEKLKIAMKHLIPRVLEQHGLSTANLQIPEAMVKLIIERYTREAGVRNLERNLAALARAAAVKVAEQVKTLRLGKEIQPITTTLLDSRLADGGEVEMEVIPMGHDMSNTYENPSPMTVDEAMLEKVLGPPRFDDTEAADRVASPGVSVGLVWTSVGGEVQFVEATAMVGKGDLHLTGQLGDVIKESAQLALTWVRARAADLNLSPASDINLLESRDIHIHFPAGAVPKDGPSAGVTLVTALVSLFSNRKVRADTAMTGEMTLRGIVLPVGGVKDKVLAAHRYGIKRVILPERNLKDLSEVPSPILSGMEILLVKHIEDVLDHAFEGGCPLKSRSKL from the exons ATGGCGGACTCGCCGGTGGAGCTGCCGAACCGGCTCGCCATACTGCCTTTCCGCAACAAGGTGCTGCTCCCTGGAGCCATCGTTCGGATCCGATGCACCAACCCCAGTAG TGTGAAGTTGGTGGAGCAAGAGCTCTGGCAGAAGGAAGATAAAGGACTGATCGGGGTACTTCCTGTGCGGGACTCGGAGGCAACAGCTATTGGCTCTTTGCTGTCTCCTG GTGTGGGCAGTGATTCAGGCGGAGGAGGCAGTAAGGCCGTCGGTTCTGCAGGAGAGTCATCAAAGCAGCACCTAAAAAATGGGAAGGAGCCCATTCAGTGGCACACCAA GGGAGTTGCTGCCAGAGCTTTACACCTTTCCAGAGGGGTGGAGAAGCCAAGTGGAAGGGTTACATACATTGTTGTTCTTGAAGGTCTATGTAGGTTCAGCGTTCAGGAACTAAATGCAAGAGGACCATACCATTTTGCCCGTGTTTCGCGCCTTGACATGACAAAGACTG AATTGGAGCATGCAGAGCAAGACGCAGATCTTATTGCTCTTTCTAGGCAGTTTAAAGCTACTGCCATGGAACTAATTTCTGTACTTGAACAG AAGCAGAAGACAGTTGGTAGGACAAAGGTGCTCCTTGATACGGTTCCTGTTTACAGGCTAGCTGATATTTTTGTTGCTAGCTTTGAGATAAGTTTTGAGGAGCAGCTTTCAATGCTGGATTCAGTTGACTTGAAAGTTAGACTTTCAAAGGCAAATGAACTTGTAGATAGACACTTGCAG TCCATTCTTGTAGCTGAAAAAATAACTCAAAAGGTTGAGGGGCAGCTATCAAAGTCACAAAAAGAGTTTCTACTGCGCCAACAG ATGAGGGCCATAAAAGAGGAACTTGGCGATAACGATGATGAAGAAGATGATGTGGCTGCACTGGAAAGAAAGATGCAGAATGCAGGAATGCCTGCTAATATTTGGAAGCTTGCTCAAAGGGAAATGAG GCGCCTACGAAAGATGCAACCTCAGCAACCTGGTTATAGTAGCTCTCGAGCCTACTTGGAACTTCTTGCTGACCTTCCTTGGCAAAAGGTCAGTGAAGAAAGGGAGCTTGACCTTAGAGCTGCAAAAGAGAGCCTTGACCAGGATCATTATGGACTAACAAAAGTTAAGCAAAGGATTATTGAGTATTTGGCTGTTCGTAAG CTCAAACCTGATGCCAGGGGTCCAGTGCTGTGTTTTGTTGGACCACCTGGTGTTGGGAAGACTTCTTTGGCCTCCTCCATAGCAAAGGCCCTGAACAGAAAATTCTTAAGAATCTCTCTTGGTGGTGTAAAAGATGAAGCTGATATTAGGGGCCACCGAAGGACATACATTGGAAGCATGCCAGGGAGACTTATTGATGGACTAAAG AGGGTATCTGTGAGCAATCCAGTGATGCTTCTAGATGAAATTGACAAGACTGGTTCTGATGTACGTGGTGATCCAGCATCAGCACTACTGGAAGTTCTTGATCCTGAGCAGAACAAAGCATTCAACGATCA CTATTTGAATGTGCCGTTCGACCTGTCGAAAGTCATATTTGTTGCAACTGCCAATAAGATGCAACCTATACCCCCTCCTCTGTTAGATAGGATGGAAGTCATTGAGCTGCCAGGCTACACACCTGAAGAGAAgttaaaaatagccatgaaacaTCTCATACCAAGGGTATTGGAGCAGCATGGCTTGAGTACGGCAAATCTTCAGATTCCTGAG GCTATGGTCAAACTGATCATCGAGAGGTACACTAGAGAAGCTGGTGTGCGCAATCTTGAGCGGAACCTAGCTGCATTGGCCCGTGCAGCTGCTGTTAAGGTTGCAGAGCAAGTTAAAACTCTTAGACTTGGCAAGGAAATACAACCAATCACTAcaactcttcttgattcgaggctTGCTGATGGTGGTGAAGTTGAAATGGAAGTTATTCCCATGGGGCATGATATGTCAAACACTTATGAAAATCCATCTCCTATGACTGTTGATGAGGCTATGCTAGAAAAAGTACTTGGG CCTCCTAGATTTGATGATACAGAAGCTGCAGATCGTGTAGCAAGCCCAGGAGTATCAGTTGGCCTTGTCTGGACTTCGGTTGGTGGGGAAGTTCAGTTTGTGGAGGCTACAGCCATGGTGGGCAAGGGTGACTTGCATTTGACTGGGCAGCTTGGTGATGTTATTAAGGAGTCAGCACAGTTAGCTTTGACATGG GTGAGAGCAAGAGCTGCTGACCTCAATTTGTCACCTGCTTCTGATATCAACTTATTGGAGAGCCGTGATATTCACATACATTTTCCAGCTGGTGCTGTGCCAAAGGATGGCCCTTCTGCAGGCGTGACATTGGTAACGGCACTGGTGTCACTTTTTAGTAACAGAAAAGTCAGAGCAGATACTGCTATGACTGGAGAGATGACTCTAAGGGGCATTGTATTGCCAGTTGGTGGTGTTAAGGACAAG GTACTTGCGGCACATCGTTATGGAATCAAGAGAGTAATTTTACCTGAAAGGAACCTGAAGGACTTATCAGAGGTTCCATCACCGATTCTCTCTGGCATGGAG ATTCTGCTTGTGAAACACATCGAGGACGTACTCGACCATGCTTTCGAAGGCGGATGTCCACTTAAATCACGCTCCAAGTTATAG